From a single Andrena cerasifolii isolate SP2316 chromosome 8, iyAndCera1_principal, whole genome shotgun sequence genomic region:
- the Cno gene encoding adherens junction formation factor afadin isoform X13, protein MMDWGIRRSIMFHVRRRPADYVPRKRKKKPSGKWNELDHRYEDERLPFLLELNPDGSDVPNGAGTRHRLQPNVTEVGSERPVGPQAVQAQTLTLTGSTVMPRHCVIAFTENIVTLTPCSRDAHTYVNNQRIHQTTILQNGAIIKFGRLHTFRFIDPAPDERIRQRPDSGRQFEYGYERRSPDLTSQETNVERYGSTSGTPNCGQSQGHGQAQSQGQGQGQPCQDETSHSSSPTKSTPASAVVWFARSSNQATESTHNYETTFDLDGNVETASLTSSRDGNRTLQNDRQPRGTDPILPAVLEFLEETEETFFHAVITDVEPSAPQFKLAPTYTLYLAARYRASTHYRPELQPTERAHRLTVMLANVAAMIQRVIQERYMDASSLALWLANGSELLHMLKNDRHVGAFSTRAQDILTEAVHTAFASLVRCISLELAPAMSQFMADADEPAKEAGVLQIFSNTMALLRRCRVNAALTIQLFSHLFHMINATAFNALVSNANLCVRWFGRRLKARLNALETWAERQGLEFASQCHLATIMQATHLLQAPKYNAEELATLSSTCFKLNSLQVRALLQKYQPAADEPRLPAELIENVVRVTESVADTLARADGREIRLEEEPTLALALLLPEDGYSCEVIRAVPPGLAEFLAPLQRDGLCRMAPQPTSSGYWTIYMIDHHNNFRSPSAMSNRSGGYSCHTGPNPAQPEIHVIKLHKSTNGMGLSIVAAKGAGQDRLGIYIKSVVAGGAADADGRLTTGDQLLKVDGQSLVGITQEKAAEYLVRTGPIVTLEVAKQGAIYHGLATLLSQPSPIMTRGPRRMSERDLPSRLGRDTTVPQQQMHTSKSVPALHNVGTEGKQQHEVFNPGYSRASSSNSVTPPVMQPPSMTPINGSTSLRSRSSHNLHDPIRIGTLPPSGLVSRQQSSPNLNPCQTTTSSNGFTATVTGPTNTLAQSNEAERFYQNLSVYRNQDSLTKQRYSPSQHSDERTALQLQKSSRGSQNSLNRPGTFEISQVRDRPMSAYVSQGQQQPYLGGGQSQQQQGNAAPLRSQSSRDIIRQEAKLQEMQEEVRRRELRGGVPVSATQYRPSTYNVKSNLNTTTTTTQSTNSIVRPAKSIGTPSTVGSNTTMTMPMPAISTPGHGTKQQSATSNYGYLDSQCGPYVLQYGKSPPTQAHQHQHQHQPQPQHQPQSQSQPQLQSQPQSQPQPQHQHQHQFQPQPQLQSQHQHHHQNVQQQSHGHVQYSAPQQSRGKTDSTRLQSNGMSLDYGRDQTGGQDYTGRSYATDQTRHFTVGSQYHLNGISDARNDQYAGENGTGRTHTVIEGNVSILANQVAPIRPALPEDGFRDSPPPPPPNTSTHPLYNKQSDSRYTASMQDPPRGGYYPANGTAGTALQPRQYQYSATNPWQREEREKEQARRREAARQWRDQQIAELSALPHRTSQQEEQLRALQLERDFQKRAEEAANQQDDDEENNDADAEHMQRVQGLLRTTTSQDRSHFTEQHNPNLSRLNIANQSVRVNHAVHSIGGSMHSTTVVAPHSSATQQSSQNLVNICPSQSDKSGSQLSQTVQHDQTAQMQMQMQMQMQNTIGQVSLPSLIHLAASQKSGSLATSQPTDEAEMQRKREDELKRKQLEFDETLKRKEEESKQQQIQQIYQQQHHQHLQQSQSHLKNQQILHPNMLRLEGLVINGPNTSSTQNGNNDAPLPPERGSSYAVMSQQGALRSNNANTSNILSVTHPQQSASIKRVSFHDTNANPESTQRNFTSGNLNTTASVPMDIIAEDPNNFINDAESLLASPKTPEGSGIPITGSTPGVIGAQEVYKDPRQRRLAEKQKQQQNSQVGPVPEKLSFKEKMKMFAMETGEDGTPRDKVKISRAQREIDNIGNPTALNSNNNNSGNSTVTVNNNNRN, encoded by the exons ATGATGGATTGGGGAATTAGAC GTTCGATCATGTTTCACGTGCGAAGAAGGCCCGCGGATTACGTACCACGGAAACGCAAGAAAAAACCGAGTGGCAAATGGAACGAACTCGACCACAG GTACGAAGACGAGAGGTTACCGTTTTTGTTAGAACTTAATCCCGACGGCAGTGATGTTCCGAATGGGGCGGGTACACGCCATCGGTTGCAACCTAACGTAACGGAGGTGGGCTCGGAAAGGCCTGTAGGTCCGCAGGCCGTGCAAGCTCAAACTCTCACGTTGACCGGATCGACTGTTATGCCGAGACATTGCGTAATCGCGTTTACCGAAAATATCGTCACTCTTACACCCTGCTCTAGAGACGCTCACACCTACGTCAACAACCAGAGGATACATCAGACAACCATACTGCAG AACGGAGCGATCATAAAATTCGGCAGACTACATACATTCAGATTCATTGACCCAGCACCTGACGAACGTATCAGGCAACGACCCGATTCTGGAAGACAATTCGAATACGGTTACGAACG ACGCTCCCCAGACTTGACCAGTCAAGAGACGAACGTGGAAAGGTATGGCTCAACGTCCGGAACCCCGAACTGTGGACAAAGCCAAGGTCACGGCCAGGCTCAAAGTCAAGGTCAGGGTCAGGGTCAGCCATGTCAGGATGAAACGTCTCATTCGTCTAGCCCGACCAAGTCAACGCCTGCCTCCGCCGTTGTTTGGTTCGCTCGAAGCTCCAATCAAGCGACGGAATCCACGCACAATTACGAAACTACCTTTGATCTCGATGGGAACGTGGAAACTGCCAGTCTGACCAGCAGTAGAGACGGTAACAG AACATTACAAAACGATCGACAACCTCGCGGGACGGACCCCATCTTACCGGCTGTGCTCGAGTTTCTCGAAGAAACAGAAGAGACATTTTTTCATGCGGTGATCACGGATGTGGAACCGTCGGCGCCTCAGTTTAAACTAGCCCCAACGTACACACTTTACTTGGCGGCCAGATATCGGGCGAGCACGCATTACAGGCCGGAGTTGCAACCGACCGAGAGAGCCCACAGATTAACCGTGATGTTGGCGAACGTCGCTGCTATGATACAACGAGTGATACAG GAGCGATACATGGATGCATCCTCGTTGGCTTTGTGGCTGGCGAACGGCTCGGAACTGCTGCATATGCTGAAAAACGACCGACACGTCGGCGCGTTCTCGACAAGGGCGCAGGATATTTTGACGGAGGCGGTTCACACGGCATTCGCGTCATTGGTGCGATGTATTTCTCTGGAGCTAGCCCCGGCGATGTCTCAGTTCATGGCTGACGCCGATGAGCCAGCTAAAGAAGCTGGAGTGTTGCAAATATTTTCCAATACGATGGCCCTACTGAGGCGGTGCAGAGTGAACGCTGCCCTGACCATTCAGTTGTTCAGTCATCTCTTCCACATGATAAACGCAACAGCATTTAACGCTTTGGTTTCGAACGCGAACTTGTGCGTTAGGTGGTTCGGCCGCCGGTTGAAAGCCAGATTAAACGCTCTGGAGACTTGGGCCGAGAGACAGGGCCTCGAGTTCGCGAGTCAATGTCACTTGGCCACGATCATGCAAGCAACTCACCTGCTCCAAGCGCCAAAATATAACGCGGAGGAGCTGGCTACTCTGAGTTCTACTTGTTTTAAGCTAAATTCCTTGCAAGTCAGGGCATTGTTGCAAAAGTATCAGCCAGCCGCGGATGAACCGAGACTTCCGGCAGAGCTAATCGAAAACGTCGTCAGG GTGACCGAAAGCGTGGCTGACACTCTCGCGCGCGCCGACGGCAGAGAGATTCGACTCGAGGAAGAACCTACGCTCGCGCTGGCTCTCCTGCTTCCAGAGGACGGATACAGTTGCGAAGTGATACGGGCAGTTCCTCCAGGATTGGCTGAATTCTTAGCACCGCTACAACGGGACGGTCTTTGTAGAATGGCTCCTCAGCCGACCAGCAGTGGATACTGGACCATATACATGATTGATCATCACAATAAC TTCCGTAGTCCCAGTGCGATGAGCAACCGGTCCGGGGGCTATTCTTGCCACACGGGACCTAATCCCGCTCAGCCAGAAATACACGTAATAAAGTTGCACAAATCGACCAATGGAATGGGCTTGAGCATCGTTGCAGCAAAG GGCGCCGGTCAGGATAGACTCGGAATATACATAAAGAGCGTGGTTGCGGGTGGTGCTGCCGATGCT GATGGCAGATTGACGACTGGCGATCAGTTGCTAAAGGTGGACGGACAAAGTTTAGTCGGAATCACTCAGGAAAA AGCTGCCGAGTATTTGGTGCGTACCGGGCCGATAGTAACGCTCGAAGTTGCGAAACAAGGCGCGATATATCATGGTTTGGCCACTTTATTATCACAACCTTCACCCATCATGACCAGAG GACCTCGTCGCATGAGTGAACGAGATTTACCATCACGGCTTGGACGCGACACGACCGTACCTCAGCAACAAATGCATACCAGCAAATCCGTGCCAGCGTTGCACA ATGTAGGCACTGAGGGGAAACAGCAACACGAGGTGTTCAATCCCGGTTACAGCAGAGCATCGTCCAGCAACAGCGTTACACCACCGGTTATGCAACCTCCATCTATGACCCCGATCAACGGTTCAACATCGCTACGTTCACG CTCCAGTCACAACTTGCACGACCCGATAAGGATCGGAACGTTGCCGCCGAGCGGCCTCGTCAGCAGACAGCAATCGTCACCGAATTTAAATCCCTGTCAAACGACCACCAGTAGCAACGGTTTCACTGCTACTGTAACAGGTCCTACAAACACTCTTGCTCAAAGTAACGAAGCCGAAAGATTTTATCAGAACCTGAGCGTCTACAGGAATCAAGATTCGTTGACGAAACAGCGATACAGTCCATCGCAACACTCGGATGAAAG AACCGCTCTACAGCTGCAGAAGAGTTCGAGAGGCTCTCAAAACTCGTTGAATCGCCCGGGTACGTTCGAAATCAGTCAAGTCAGGGATCGGCCAATGTCCGCCTACGTATCCCAGGGGCAACAACAGCCTTATCTTGGTGGTGGTCAGTCGCAGCAGCAGCAGGGTAACGCGGCTCCTCTCAGATCGCAATCCTCCCGAGATATAATAAGACAAGAGGCAAAACTTCAGGAAATGCAAGAGGAAGTACGACGACGCGAATTGCGAGGTGGCGTACCAGTCTCGGCGACTCAGTATCGGCCCAGCACGTATAACGTAAAATCAAATCTcaacaccaccaccaccaccacccaaTCGACTAATTCGATAGTTCGACCGGCTAAATCAATCGGTACTCCGTCAACCGTGGGATCGAATACGACAATGACAATGCCCATGCCAGCAATTTCGACGCCTGGACATGGTACCAAGCAGCAATCGGCCACATCGAATTACGGTTACTTGGACTCGCAGTGCGGTCCGTACGTACTTCAGTACGGCAAGTCTCCGCCCACGCAAGCGCATCAACACCAGCATCAGCATCAGCCTCAGCCTCAACATCAGCCTCAGTCTCAGTCTCAACCGCAATTGCAATCGCAACCGCAATCACAGCCGCAGCCACAGCACCAGCATCAGCATCAATTTCAACCACAACCTCAGCTTCAATCTCAGCACCAGCATCATCACCAAAATGTCCAACAGCAAAGCCATGGACACGTTCAATACAGTGCGCCACAGCAGTCGAGAGGAAAAACTGATTCGACTCGTTTGCAATCGAACGGCATGTCGCTGGACTACGGAAGAGATCAAACAGGTGGCCAAGACTATACGGGTAGATCATACGCGACCGATCAGACTCGGCATTTCACTGTTGGATCACAGTATCATTTGAACGGTATTTCGGATGCACGAAACGATCAGTACGCCGGCGAGAATGGCACGGGTAGAACCCATACCGTAATAGAAGGAAACGTTTCCATTCTAGCCAATCAAGTTGCTCCGATACGGCCGGCTCTTCCGGAAGATGGATTCAGAGATAGTCCGCCGCCGCCACCGCCAAACACTTCGACTCATCCTCTCTACAACAAGCAGTCGGATTCGAG ATACACCGCGAGTATGCAAGATCCTCCACGAGGAGGATATTATCCAGCGAATGGTACAGCAGGAACTGCGTTACAGCCACGTCAGTATCAGTATAGCGCCACGAACCCGTGGCAACGAGAAGAAAGGGAAAAG gaACAAGCCCGCAGAAGAGAAGCTGCGCGACAGTGGCGAGATCAACAAATAGCAGAGTTGAGCGCGTTACCTCATAGAACCTCTCAGCAAGAGGAGCAGTTGCGAGCTCTTCAGTTAGAGAGGGATTTCCAAAAGAGAGCCGAGGAAGCTGCCAATCAGCAAGATGACGACGAAGAAAACAACGATGCGGATGCCGAGCATATGCAACGTGTTCAGGGATTACTTCGTACAACCACGTCTCAAGACCGAAGCCATTTCACGGAGCAACATAATCCCAACTTGTCCAGGCTCAACATCGCGAATCAGTCCGTTAGGGTGAACCATGCTGTTCATTCTATCGGAGGATCGATGCATTCTACGACCGTCGTTGCTCCACACAGTTCCGCCACTCAACAATCTTCTCAAAACCTGGTAAACATCTGTCCGAGCCAATCCGACAAATCCGGCTCGCAGTTGTCGCAAACTGTTCAACACGACCAAACTGCGCAAATGCAAATGCAGATGCAAATGCAAATGCAAAACACTATCGGGCAAGTATCGCTGCCGTCCCTGATCCACTTGGCTGCCTCTCAAAAGTCCGGTTCCCTTGCTACCTCTCAGCCTACCGATGAGGCGGAAATGCAACGTAAACGGGAGGACGAGCTGAAACGGAAACAGCTCGAATTCGATGAAACTCtaaagaggaaggaagaagaatCTAAGCAACAACAAATCCAACAGATATATCAACAGCAACACCACCAACACTTGCAACAGTCGCAATCCCATCTGAAGAATCAACAAATCTTACACCCTAATATGTTGCGATTGGAGGGTTTGGTTATCAATGGTCCAAATACATCAT CCACTCAAAATGGTAACAATGATGCGCCTTTGCCACCGGAACGCGGCTCTAGTTACGCGGTGATGTCACAGCAGGGTGCCCTCCGATCGAATAATGCAAATACTTCTAATATACTGTCAGTAACGCATCCTCAGCAATCAGCATCCATTAAGAGGGTCTCGTTTCACGACACAAACGCAAACCCAGAATCTACACAACGAAACTTTACATCAGGAAATTTAAACACAACTGCATCCGTGCCCATGGATATTATTGCGGAAGACCCGAAT AATTTCATCAACGATGCAGAAAGTTTATTGGCATCCCCGAAAACACCCGAAGGATCTGGAATTCCAATTACTGGTAGCACGCCTGGTGTTATAGGTGCTCAAGAAGTTTACAA GGATCCCAGACAAAGGCGACTAGCTGAGAAGCAAAAACAACAACAAAATTCTCAAGTTGGGCCCGTTCCGGAGAAACTTAGTTTCAAGGAAAAGATGAAAATGTTTGCAATGGAAACTGGTGAAGATGGTACTCCGCGGGATAAGGTAAAAATTTCACGTGCACAACGCGAAATCGATAATATAGGTAATCCTACGGCTCTGAATAGCAATAACAACAACAGCGGCAATAGCACTGTTACTGTTAACAACAATAATAGAAATTAA